A genomic region of Ferroacidibacillus organovorans contains the following coding sequences:
- a CDS encoding ABC transporter permease — protein MSIGLLAGFISTVLSVLIGMYPGYRGGWLDRIFDTLTNVFLVIPGLPLIIVISSYVHSTGPWVIVFVIGLTGWAGGARVLRSQTLTYRNRDFISAAKLGGASELRILVWEIIPNMLSLIISNFMFGTLGAILAEAGLEFLGLGNVSVVSWGTMLYWSDSGGALLMGAWWWLLPEGLAIALFGMSLALMNFGIDQLTNPRLRKDHGNLKKQTGKEGVSC, from the coding sequence TTGTCGATTGGACTTTTAGCAGGATTTATCTCTACGGTACTCTCCGTCTTGATAGGGATGTATCCGGGATATCGCGGAGGCTGGCTTGACCGAATCTTTGACACACTGACGAATGTTTTTCTAGTGATTCCAGGTTTGCCGCTGATTATTGTCATATCATCCTATGTTCACTCAACAGGTCCATGGGTCATCGTGTTTGTGATTGGGTTGACAGGTTGGGCTGGAGGAGCTCGCGTTTTGCGTTCCCAAACGCTCACCTATCGAAATCGCGATTTTATTAGCGCCGCGAAGTTAGGTGGAGCGTCGGAATTGCGTATTTTAGTGTGGGAAATTATCCCGAATATGCTTTCGCTCATCATCAGCAATTTTATGTTTGGAACATTAGGAGCCATTTTGGCAGAGGCCGGTCTGGAGTTTTTGGGACTAGGCAATGTAAGTGTCGTGAGTTGGGGAACCATGCTCTATTGGTCAGATTCGGGGGGAGCGCTCTTGATGGGAGCATGGTGGTGGCTATTGCCTGAGGGGCTTGCCATCGCTCTCTTTGGAATGAGTCTGGCCCTTATGAATTTTGGTATTGATCAACTCACCAACCCGAGACTGCGCAAAGATCATGGGAATCTAAAAAAACAAACTGGGAAGGAGGGAGTCTCGTGCTGA
- a CDS encoding LacI family DNA-binding transcriptional regulator has protein sequence MATIKDVATAAGVSVSTVSIALKHDPRVKEATKKKIFEAVDRLGYRPNGIARDLKMKSTQTMAVLLHDLGGPFYSELVSGVQDVALAYDYSPIISCSVGGKGIALKRLLLENRVDGAIILDPYIEESFIRKVASPNLPIVLLDREINLPYVYRVTSDHEGGAYAAVAHLIERGHQRIAFVGGPQRSLDNLLRYKGYQKALVDHGRSVDARFVYAGDFTEKSGYALGLSLSGSQYLPDAIFAANDEMAIGLLRAFSEKGLKIPQDIALVGFDDIRLSQYTVPKLTSIHQPMYELGIVATQILFRVLNGESNIEPVVLSTQLMIRDST, from the coding sequence ATGGCGACTATTAAAGATGTAGCAACTGCGGCTGGCGTATCTGTATCCACAGTCTCCATCGCCCTGAAACATGACCCAAGGGTTAAGGAAGCGACAAAGAAAAAAATCTTTGAGGCTGTTGATCGGCTGGGGTATCGTCCCAATGGCATTGCCCGTGATCTTAAAATGAAGAGTACACAGACCATGGCTGTTTTACTGCATGATTTAGGGGGGCCTTTTTATTCAGAGTTAGTGTCGGGAGTACAGGATGTTGCGTTGGCTTATGACTATAGCCCAATCATTTCGTGTTCTGTCGGCGGGAAGGGTATTGCTTTAAAGAGATTGCTTCTTGAAAATCGGGTGGATGGCGCAATCATTCTCGATCCTTATATCGAAGAATCATTTATTCGAAAGGTAGCTTCTCCAAATCTTCCAATTGTGCTTTTAGATCGGGAGATCAATTTACCCTATGTGTATAGAGTAACTTCAGACCATGAAGGGGGAGCTTACGCGGCAGTCGCGCATCTCATTGAAAGAGGTCATCAGCGAATTGCCTTTGTCGGAGGTCCACAGCGTTCGCTTGATAATCTGTTGCGCTATAAAGGTTATCAAAAGGCATTGGTGGATCACGGAAGGAGCGTGGATGCGAGATTTGTTTATGCGGGTGATTTTACTGAGAAAAGTGGCTACGCTTTAGGGCTGTCACTAAGTGGTTCGCAATACTTGCCAGATGCCATTTTTGCGGCAAACGATGAAATGGCGATCGGTCTTTTGAGAGCGTTTTCGGAAAAAGGCCTAAAAATTCCGCAAGATATTGCGTTGGTTGGATTTGACGACATTAGGCTTAGTCAGTACACAGTACCTAAACTCACTTCTATCCATCAGCCAATGTATGAGTTGGGAATTGTCGCAACACAGATTTTATTTCGAGTGTTGAATGGGGAGTCAAATATTGAGCCAGTTGTTCTATCTACTCAACTGATGATTCGAGATTCTACCTAA
- a CDS encoding TlpA family protein disulfide reductase, whose amino-acid sequence MKRRFSTYGLFLVLAGAIIAGILYRSGPAVSPEKGYTAPSLTLNTLTTNKPFSWQSLSGKLYVLNFWASWCPPCNAEAPGFVKAAEKYKGKIEFIGVNMTSADSPPAALGFIKHYHIPYTVLADVQAKAASAYRIVSIPTTFFVNQKGVIVDRVTGRISEGTLDSLLSQLEKG is encoded by the coding sequence ATGAAACGTAGATTTTCAACGTATGGACTTTTCCTTGTCCTGGCAGGCGCCATCATAGCAGGAATCCTCTACCGTTCTGGGCCTGCGGTCAGCCCTGAAAAGGGGTATACGGCACCTTCGCTCACACTCAATACGCTAACCACAAACAAACCGTTCTCTTGGCAGTCCCTCTCGGGAAAATTGTATGTGCTCAACTTCTGGGCGTCGTGGTGCCCTCCATGCAACGCGGAAGCTCCCGGTTTTGTCAAGGCGGCAGAAAAGTACAAAGGAAAAATTGAGTTTATCGGCGTCAATATGACCTCGGCCGATTCTCCGCCGGCAGCGCTTGGTTTTATCAAGCACTATCATATTCCGTACACCGTTTTGGCAGATGTACAGGCAAAGGCGGCAAGCGCCTATCGCATTGTCTCGATTCCCACGACATTCTTTGTGAATCAAAAAGGGGTCATCGTCGATCGCGTGACAGGGCGAATCTCAGAGGGGACGCTTGACTCTCTTTTGAGTCAGCTTGAAAAGGGATGA
- a CDS encoding cytochrome c biogenesis CcdA family protein yields MNSPSLWLAFIAGLVSFASPCSLPLYPSFLSYLTGVSFLPGQRAEQAGVRRRALTHTLFFVLGFSMIFVALGASASLLGSLFSQYRNLISMYGGILIALMGLWLLFSYRISQLAFEKHWHLPIKPTGPFGAFLVGLAFSAGWTPCVGPILASVLTMTATSGIAGGWLMLAYALGFAIPFLAMAATLGSVRWLTRYSLRISQIGGMIMVAMGILLASGELGKISAWLTNS; encoded by the coding sequence ATGAATTCACCAAGTCTTTGGCTCGCATTCATTGCAGGGCTTGTCTCCTTCGCATCACCTTGCAGTTTGCCCTTATATCCGTCTTTTCTCTCCTATCTGACAGGTGTTTCATTTTTGCCGGGACAGAGAGCTGAACAAGCCGGTGTGCGTCGCCGCGCACTCACGCACACCTTATTTTTTGTTCTAGGATTCTCCATGATCTTTGTTGCTCTAGGCGCTTCAGCCTCGCTTCTAGGCAGCCTGTTTTCCCAATACCGCAATCTGATCAGCATGTACGGGGGTATCCTGATTGCACTTATGGGGCTGTGGCTGCTTTTTTCCTATCGCATCTCGCAGCTTGCGTTTGAAAAACACTGGCATCTGCCGATAAAGCCCACGGGGCCGTTTGGCGCATTTCTCGTGGGGCTCGCTTTTTCTGCGGGTTGGACACCGTGCGTTGGACCAATTCTCGCCTCTGTGCTTACGATGACGGCAACCAGCGGCATTGCAGGTGGGTGGCTTATGCTCGCGTACGCGTTAGGTTTTGCCATTCCATTTCTCGCCATGGCCGCGACGCTTGGCTCCGTACGTTGGCTTACGCGCTACAGTCTGCGGATCAGCCAGATCGGCGGTATGATCATGGTTGCCATGGGAATCTTGCTTGCCTCAGGAGAGCTCGGCAAAATTTCTGCTTGGCTTACAAATAGTTAG
- a CDS encoding ABC transporter permease, with amino-acid sequence MRYFAQRFGFFALSLWAAITINFLLPRFMPGNPAEVMITRYQGRLNPMALHALELQFGISNQPLWQQYLTYIQNIIHGQFGLSITYYPVPVINVIKSSLPWTLGLAGTATVVSSVIGVLLGIFAAWKRGGMADTLLPVVTTFTSAIPYQWLALLMLYIFGFSLGWFPTAHSYSATATPSLKPAFIGNVLDHAILPAATMIVTALGGWLLGMRNNMIHTLGEDYVVFAEAKGVTQKRLKYMYAARNALLPSLTGFGIALGFVVGGSVLVESVFSYPGIGYQLVTAVQNEDYPLMQGLFLIISVSVLLANFIVEMLYGKLDPRVKRGGAGRS; translated from the coding sequence ATGCGTTATTTTGCACAGCGGTTTGGCTTTTTCGCCCTTTCTTTATGGGCTGCAATTACGATTAACTTCCTTCTGCCGCGGTTTATGCCTGGAAATCCAGCAGAGGTGATGATCACCCGCTATCAGGGGCGCCTGAATCCCATGGCCCTTCACGCACTCGAGTTGCAGTTTGGAATCAGCAATCAGCCTTTATGGCAGCAATATCTTACGTACATCCAAAATATTATTCATGGACAATTTGGATTATCGATTACGTATTATCCAGTTCCCGTCATCAATGTCATAAAGAGCAGCCTGCCGTGGACGTTAGGTCTTGCAGGAACGGCTACGGTAGTATCATCGGTGATCGGCGTGTTACTAGGGATATTTGCTGCGTGGAAAAGGGGAGGAATGGCGGATACCTTGTTGCCTGTCGTGACAACATTTACTTCTGCGATCCCTTATCAATGGTTGGCACTTCTTATGCTCTACATCTTTGGTTTTTCCCTTGGATGGTTTCCAACAGCTCACTCGTATTCTGCAACTGCTACTCCTTCGCTCAAACCAGCATTTATTGGAAACGTACTTGATCACGCAATTCTGCCTGCGGCGACGATGATTGTAACTGCATTGGGTGGATGGCTCTTGGGAATGAGAAACAACATGATCCATACATTGGGTGAGGACTATGTTGTATTTGCTGAAGCTAAAGGTGTAACACAAAAGCGCCTGAAATATATGTATGCCGCGAGAAATGCTTTGTTACCCAGCTTGACAGGGTTTGGCATTGCGTTGGGATTTGTCGTCGGTGGTTCTGTGCTTGTCGAGAGTGTTTTTTCTTATCCTGGGATTGGGTATCAACTTGTCACGGCAGTGCAAAACGAAGATTACCCTTTAATGCAAGGACTCTTTTTAATTATATCGGTATCCGTCTTACTTGCTAATTTTATTGTTGAGATGCTCTATGGAAAACTAGATCCGCGCGTTAAAAGGGGAGGGGCAGGCAGATCGTGA
- a CDS encoding ABC transporter substrate-binding protein, which produces MLKKRWVYSVAALLTLSMMGVAQDSLAASSSNQQPPLIMVPGQGGQFQENFSPFSTSALQGTLGLIYQPLFYFNPSGQTVPLLGQSFVWSDHAKVLTVNLKHNVKWSNGTPMTSTDVVFSFDLLKKFPQLDGSQIWKVISGVRAKGPFQVQFTFQTPNSAYAYYILGTTYIVPQRVWKNVSDPTKSLNLHPMGTGPYILVSFTPEMYQFMANPVYWNGAPKVKRVDFPAYSGNESTTLALVQGKIDWTGLFIPHIDQVYSNRSPYNQYWFSDFGGANMIYTNLQNPLLKQLPVREAISLAINRQKVSQLGEYGYEPPATPTGYALPPAAKAWTDPKLPTQFQYNPARAIKILEQAGFKKNAQGVFVSKNGQPLSFTLDVVSGWTDWDADCSIVASELSSIGIKVQVQQLAFGAYYQNLSTGHFQLGMSWSGSGPTPFYMYQSLFQPNGSGNWDHWNNAVTTKALYNYEHTSNVKKQQQDVYVLEDAMVKSLPYIPLVYGVGWNEYSTKNFVGWPNAANPYAQGSPWVSPSNGIILSQLRPR; this is translated from the coding sequence GTGCTCAAGAAAAGATGGGTGTACAGTGTGGCAGCGTTGTTAACGCTTTCAATGATGGGTGTCGCACAAGATTCACTGGCTGCCTCCTCAAGCAACCAGCAACCACCTTTGATCATGGTACCAGGCCAAGGCGGTCAGTTTCAGGAAAATTTTAGTCCCTTCTCTACAAGTGCACTCCAAGGCACACTTGGATTGATCTATCAGCCTCTCTTTTATTTTAATCCATCTGGCCAAACCGTACCTTTGCTAGGACAGTCTTTTGTTTGGTCTGATCACGCTAAAGTTCTGACCGTTAATCTTAAGCATAATGTGAAGTGGTCCAATGGAACGCCCATGACGTCAACGGATGTTGTGTTTTCGTTTGATTTATTGAAGAAGTTCCCGCAATTGGATGGAAGTCAAATATGGAAAGTCATTTCCGGGGTTAGAGCCAAAGGTCCATTTCAAGTTCAGTTTACATTTCAAACCCCGAATTCAGCCTATGCATACTACATCCTAGGAACTACCTACATTGTTCCGCAACGCGTTTGGAAAAACGTGTCTGATCCAACCAAGTCATTGAATCTTCACCCAATGGGAACGGGACCCTACATTTTAGTGTCGTTCACTCCGGAAATGTATCAGTTTATGGCAAACCCCGTGTATTGGAATGGCGCACCTAAAGTAAAACGAGTCGATTTCCCAGCCTATTCTGGAAATGAGAGTACGACGCTTGCCTTGGTTCAAGGAAAAATTGATTGGACTGGATTGTTCATTCCACATATTGACCAGGTGTATTCAAACAGAAGCCCTTACAATCAATATTGGTTCTCCGATTTTGGGGGAGCGAATATGATTTACACAAATTTACAAAACCCCCTGTTGAAGCAGTTGCCTGTGCGTGAAGCGATCAGCTTGGCAATCAATCGACAAAAGGTTTCCCAACTCGGGGAATACGGGTATGAACCACCCGCGACTCCTACAGGATATGCCCTGCCACCTGCAGCCAAAGCGTGGACAGATCCAAAGCTGCCTACACAGTTTCAGTACAATCCAGCAAGAGCCATTAAAATTTTAGAGCAAGCAGGGTTCAAGAAGAATGCTCAAGGTGTTTTTGTGTCCAAGAACGGTCAACCACTTTCATTTACCTTGGATGTCGTCAGTGGCTGGACAGATTGGGATGCTGACTGTTCGATTGTTGCGAGTGAATTATCCAGTATCGGCATTAAAGTGCAAGTACAACAACTTGCTTTTGGAGCGTACTATCAAAATCTGTCGACAGGTCATTTTCAACTGGGCATGAGTTGGAGCGGTTCCGGACCAACACCGTTTTACATGTATCAAAGTCTTTTCCAGCCGAATGGATCTGGCAATTGGGATCACTGGAATAATGCTGTAACCACGAAAGCGCTCTATAACTATGAACACACAAGCAATGTGAAAAAACAACAACAAGATGTGTACGTCCTAGAAGATGCGATGGTGAAATCACTTCCGTATATTCCGCTCGTATACGGAGTTGGTTGGAACGAATACAGCACCAAGAATTTTGTCGGTTGGCCGAATGCCGCAAATCCTTATGCGCAAGGATCACCATGGGTTTCACCATCGAATGGGATCATTCTCTCCCAATTGCGCCCTAGATAA
- a CDS encoding helical backbone metal receptor: MEWIDDVNRKVKLKRTATRVVSLCPSVTETLFALNLRDEVVGRTRFCIHPSEEVKRAQNVGGTKKVDDARIEALRPDLILAVKEENTQEIIASLETKYPVYVFDVRTPRDALRMIEQIGAMCGRQDEAAKLVEEIRERLLRLTPVVLRYAYLIWESPTMAVGGDTFIDSLLQTAGWQNVLADSLEHYPVTSLETIRKNIPDVVFLSSEPYPFKERHIAAYKAAFPDCDVQLIDGELSWFGARMRQSLDKLAEMNDKMRKRQAY, from the coding sequence ATGGAGTGGATTGATGATGTAAACCGCAAGGTAAAACTCAAGCGCACTGCAACGCGGGTGGTATCGCTCTGTCCGTCTGTCACGGAAACACTTTTTGCGCTGAATCTGCGCGACGAGGTCGTCGGACGAACCCGGTTTTGTATTCATCCTTCCGAAGAGGTAAAACGTGCGCAGAACGTCGGGGGCACCAAAAAAGTGGATGACGCGCGCATCGAAGCGCTTCGGCCTGACTTGATTCTCGCAGTAAAAGAAGAGAATACGCAGGAGATCATCGCATCGCTTGAGACGAAATATCCCGTGTATGTTTTTGACGTGCGGACGCCGCGTGATGCATTGAGGATGATTGAACAGATCGGCGCGATGTGTGGCCGCCAAGATGAGGCTGCGAAACTCGTGGAGGAGATTCGCGAGCGACTTTTACGGCTGACCCCTGTCGTGTTGCGTTATGCGTACCTGATCTGGGAGTCGCCGACCATGGCAGTCGGAGGCGACACGTTTATCGATTCACTTCTCCAAACGGCCGGATGGCAGAATGTTTTAGCGGATTCTTTAGAACATTATCCAGTTACAAGTCTGGAAACAATTCGCAAAAATATACCCGACGTGGTATTCTTGAGTTCAGAGCCTTATCCATTCAAGGAGCGACACATCGCAGCCTACAAGGCGGCTTTTCCAGACTGTGATGTGCAACTGATTGATGGCGAGCTCTCTTGGTTTGGAGCGCGTATGCGCCAGTCTCTTGATAAGCTCGCGGAGATGAATGATAAGATGCGAAAAAGGCAGGCGTACTGA
- a CDS encoding oligopeptide/dipeptide ABC transporter ATP-binding protein, whose translation MELALSDQLLQQPHHPYSRLLLAATPGMKYVDKLPETSNRAPDLLSSRKGCPFAGRCPSVLTICHEQEPLLQSVDATHQVACHLFH comes from the coding sequence ATGGAATTGGCGCTTTCTGATCAACTTCTTCAACAACCGCACCACCCTTATTCCAGGTTGCTTTTAGCCGCAACGCCAGGCATGAAGTATGTGGATAAACTCCCGGAAACGAGCAACCGTGCACCTGATTTACTCAGCTCTCGTAAAGGATGCCCGTTTGCTGGGCGCTGTCCATCGGTACTGACGATCTGTCACGAGCAAGAGCCCCTTCTTCAATCCGTGGACGCGACTCATCAAGTTGCGTGTCATCTTTTTCATTAG
- a CDS encoding beta-galactosidase codes for MLTIKNGAFYMNGTPTFLFGAECHYFRLDPEEWRDRLLQIKEAGCNLVSTYIPWLWHEPIQGEFDFTGTSHPRRNLLGFLKLCDEIGFKVMVRPGPYVMSELKREGIPEWLINNYSEVIARTESGNLHPARLVSYLHPLYLQLAMNWYDEVLTILRPFMEDRAGPVVMIQLDNEIGMLQWVTNSADFHPLTMQRFHDFAKGSHASQKHMVTDDEREDRVSSSFDQLNEDEKNLWSHFIWSEFCRYEYSEYVSRLEERVREHQISALTVINVHGFKDLSIYSRGTDYPIGISQLRTAALRHDCCIAGDFYPGHITYDNFHDVILSTVLTACISSKEQPIFSAEFQSGRLSDRPTVSASDMNLLTRLCISHGMNALNYYMFCAGDNPENIGLFGTRHEWQAPIASDGSQRAGYMMAKEIGQMISSVQEKLVLSKIDVDTHIGFYSPYYMTETNWPSSKAVQSMIQEVTSIRENFVFDGVWRLLAAANLSYDAVDLLGEKVLDPKDYPSLWVGTTPRMDAEVQQKLLDYVESGGKLCLTPYLPEHDLNGRPCRILADAVQVELGDPEHGYQLVDFRNYPSTFCRMHLKIYGVPDHEIIATSADDPRVCAAFYKKIKRGNLMLLGVGMLHEYQYQMDVIQSVADRMGIHASVYRTHPRIHATIRRGAHGSFLSLLNLDEELASTQVKTGAEVLFDQAFINVPARSGLLLPLMLQVGGMTLRYSTMEIFQKQIDDQVVRIGFRATNKRERVCISPGWTVSAIGATLFQNNAEDQVEITCELDVEQIHEKRHIFLIFYRIV; via the coding sequence ATGCTTACGATCAAAAATGGCGCATTTTATATGAATGGAACACCGACCTTTCTTTTTGGCGCAGAGTGTCACTATTTTCGGTTGGATCCGGAGGAGTGGCGGGATCGACTACTTCAAATCAAAGAGGCAGGGTGTAATCTTGTAAGTACCTATATTCCGTGGTTATGGCATGAGCCCATACAAGGGGAGTTTGACTTTACAGGAACATCGCACCCTAGACGTAATCTGCTCGGTTTTTTGAAACTTTGTGATGAAATCGGATTCAAAGTCATGGTGAGACCGGGGCCTTATGTGATGTCAGAACTTAAAAGAGAAGGGATACCAGAATGGCTGATCAATAACTATTCTGAAGTGATTGCTCGCACGGAATCGGGCAATCTACATCCTGCTCGACTTGTTTCATATCTTCATCCGCTCTATTTACAATTGGCGATGAATTGGTATGACGAAGTGCTGACGATTCTCCGGCCATTTATGGAGGACCGCGCTGGCCCTGTTGTGATGATTCAATTAGACAATGAGATTGGTATGCTTCAATGGGTTACAAATTCTGCAGATTTCCATCCCCTTACAATGCAACGATTTCACGATTTTGCAAAAGGGAGCCACGCATCACAAAAGCACATGGTGACAGATGATGAGCGAGAAGATCGAGTGTCATCATCTTTTGATCAGCTAAACGAAGATGAGAAAAATCTGTGGAGTCATTTTATATGGTCAGAGTTTTGTAGGTATGAGTATTCGGAATATGTATCACGTCTAGAAGAACGTGTTCGAGAGCATCAAATAAGTGCACTGACGGTGATTAACGTACATGGATTCAAGGATTTGTCGATTTACAGTCGGGGAACAGACTATCCGATCGGTATCAGTCAGTTGAGGACTGCCGCGCTTCGTCATGATTGCTGTATTGCGGGAGATTTCTATCCAGGACACATTACGTACGATAATTTCCACGATGTTATTTTAAGTACGGTATTGACTGCGTGTATCAGTTCAAAAGAGCAACCGATTTTTTCGGCTGAATTTCAGTCGGGCAGGCTTTCGGATCGTCCCACCGTTTCTGCATCCGATATGAATCTTCTAACAAGGTTGTGTATCAGTCACGGAATGAACGCGTTGAATTATTACATGTTTTGTGCTGGAGATAACCCTGAAAACATTGGATTGTTTGGCACTCGCCATGAATGGCAGGCGCCCATCGCGTCGGATGGATCACAAAGAGCGGGGTACATGATGGCCAAAGAGATTGGCCAAATGATTTCTAGTGTCCAGGAAAAATTGGTTTTGTCAAAAATAGATGTTGACACACATATCGGATTTTATTCGCCGTACTACATGACTGAAACGAATTGGCCATCCTCTAAAGCGGTGCAGTCCATGATTCAAGAAGTTACGTCCATCCGGGAGAATTTTGTGTTTGATGGCGTGTGGAGATTATTAGCGGCGGCAAATCTTTCATATGACGCTGTGGATTTGCTGGGAGAGAAGGTGTTGGATCCCAAAGACTATCCCTCGTTGTGGGTTGGAACGACACCTCGGATGGATGCGGAAGTTCAACAAAAATTATTAGATTATGTAGAATCCGGCGGAAAACTTTGCCTTACACCATATCTGCCTGAGCATGACCTAAACGGACGTCCTTGTCGAATTCTTGCAGATGCAGTTCAAGTAGAATTGGGAGATCCGGAGCATGGGTATCAGCTCGTCGATTTCCGAAATTACCCGTCGACATTTTGCCGGATGCATCTCAAGATTTACGGAGTCCCTGATCATGAAATCATTGCGACATCCGCGGACGATCCGCGAGTATGTGCTGCGTTTTACAAAAAAATCAAGCGTGGCAATCTTATGCTTTTAGGTGTGGGAATGCTTCATGAGTATCAGTATCAAATGGATGTCATTCAAAGCGTCGCCGATCGTATGGGGATTCATGCATCCGTGTATCGCACCCATCCACGCATTCACGCGACGATAAGGCGAGGTGCTCATGGATCGTTTCTGTCCCTGCTGAATTTGGACGAAGAACTTGCATCGACTCAAGTAAAGACGGGTGCCGAAGTCCTGTTTGATCAAGCTTTCATAAATGTACCTGCGCGTAGTGGGCTTTTGTTGCCGCTCATGCTTCAAGTGGGAGGTATGACGCTGCGCTATAGCACGATGGAAATCTTTCAAAAACAAATCGACGATCAAGTCGTGAGGATTGGATTTAGGGCAACAAATAAGCGAGAAAGGGTCTGTATCTCTCCGGGATGGACTGTATCGGCGATCGGTGCAACCCTATTCCAAAATAATGCGGAAGATCAAGTCGAAATCACATGTGAATTGGATGTGGAGCAGATTCATGAAAAACGTCACATCTTTTTGATCTTTTATCGAATCGTTTAG
- a CDS encoding ABC transporter ATP-binding protein → MLNAEPIEKQKPILEVEHLTVSYASAKGDVVAVRDVSFTLYPNEIMGLIGESGSGKSTMAYAILRMLKGNARVSQGTIRVLGKDIYQLSAEELRKFRWSHFSMVFQSAMNALNPVMTVGAQMIDTLLSHRPHLTRATAHERALELCELVRIDPRHLKSYPHELSGGMRQRIVIAIAIALEPSLVIMDEPTTALDVVVQRSIMDQIREIQKRVHFSILFISHDFSLVSELATRIAIMYAGQIVEFTDALSLENRVGFHHPYTEGLWKSIPKLLDREIVIEGIPGGPPDLLRLPTGCSFHPRCRYKSKLCTEKTPELKTYDTYEIACHHVLDKEEQHD, encoded by the coding sequence GTGCTGAATGCTGAGCCAATAGAAAAGCAGAAGCCAATTTTAGAAGTGGAGCATTTGACGGTTTCTTATGCCTCTGCCAAAGGGGATGTCGTAGCTGTTCGCGATGTGAGTTTTACTTTGTATCCTAATGAGATTATGGGTCTTATCGGAGAATCGGGTTCTGGCAAATCAACCATGGCTTACGCGATTTTGCGGATGTTAAAAGGAAATGCGCGTGTCTCGCAAGGAACCATTCGCGTATTGGGCAAAGATATTTATCAGTTATCGGCTGAAGAGCTCAGGAAATTTAGATGGAGCCACTTCTCGATGGTCTTTCAAAGTGCTATGAACGCTCTGAATCCAGTGATGACGGTCGGGGCACAAATGATCGACACCCTTTTGAGCCATCGGCCGCATCTCACTCGTGCAACAGCACACGAACGTGCGTTGGAATTGTGTGAGCTTGTTCGCATTGACCCGCGTCATTTAAAAAGTTATCCGCACGAGCTATCGGGAGGTATGCGCCAGCGTATTGTGATTGCGATCGCGATTGCACTCGAACCATCGCTTGTCATTATGGATGAACCTACCACGGCGCTTGATGTGGTCGTTCAACGGTCTATCATGGATCAAATTCGTGAAATACAAAAGCGCGTTCATTTTTCTATTCTCTTTATCAGTCATGATTTTAGTTTAGTCTCTGAGCTTGCAACAAGAATTGCCATCATGTATGCGGGTCAAATCGTTGAGTTCACAGATGCCCTCTCGTTAGAGAATCGCGTGGGGTTTCATCATCCTTATACAGAGGGTTTATGGAAGTCGATTCCCAAGTTGTTGGATCGCGAAATCGTTATTGAAGGCATTCCTGGGGGACCACCTGATTTGTTGCGCTTACCAACAGGGTGTTCCTTTCATCCGCGCTGTCGGTACAAAAGCAAACTCTGCACAGAGAAGACTCCCGAATTGAAAACGTACGACACGTATGAGATCGCATGTCATCATGTACTGGACAAGGAGGAGCAACATGATTGA